One Vicugna pacos chromosome 12, VicPac4, whole genome shotgun sequence genomic window carries:
- the PICK1 gene encoding PRKCA-binding protein isoform X1: protein MFADLDYDIEEDKLGIPTVPGKVTLQKDAQNLIGISIGGGAQYCPCLYIVQVFDNTPAALDGTVAAGDEITGVNGRSIKGKTKVEVAKMIQEVKGEVTIHYNKLQADPKQGMSLDIVLKKVKHRLVENMSSGTADALGLSRAILCNDGLVKRLEELEQTAELYKGMTEHTKNLLRAFYELSQTHRAFGDVFSVIGVREPQPAASEAFVKFADAHRSIEKFGVRLLKTIKPMLTDLNTYLNKAIPDTRLTIKKYLDVKFEYLSYCLKVKEMDDEEYSCIALGEPLYRVSTGNYEYRLILRCRQEARARFSQMRKDVLEKMELLDQKHVQDIVFQLQRFVSTMSKYYNDCYAVLRDADVFPIEVDLAHTTLAYGLGQDEFTDGEDEEEDDDEDTAAREASRDARGAAGPLHKGGSWCDS, encoded by the exons ATGTTTGCAGACTTGGATTATGACATCGAAGAAGATAAACT TGGAATCCCTACTGTGCCTGGGAAGGTGACCCTGCAGAAGGATGCCCAGAACCTGATTGGGATCAGCATTGGAGGAGGAGCCCAGTACTGTCCCTGCCTGTACATCGTCCAG GTGTTTGACAACACCCCAGCAGCGCTGGACGGCACCGTAGCAGCCGGCGATGAGATCACTGGTGTCAATGGCAGATCAATCAAAGGAAAAACTAAGGTGGAGGTGGCCAAGATGATTCAGGAGGTGAAG GGGGAGGTGACGATCCACTACAACAAGCTGCAGGCAGATCCCAAGCAGGGCATGTCCCTGGACATTG TGTTGAAGAAGGTGAAGCACCGGCTGGTAGAGAACATGAGTTCGGGGACCGCAGATGCTCTGGGCCTGAGCCGGGCCATCCTGTGCAATG ATGGGCTTGTCAAGAGGCTTGAGGAGCTGGAGCAGACCGCCGAGCTGTATAAAG GGATGACAGAACACACCAAGAATCTCCTACGGGCCTTTTATGAGCTGTCTCAGACGCACCGGG CCTTTGGGGACGTGTTCTCCGTGATCGGGGTGCGGGAGCCCCAGCCAGCTGCGAGTGAGGCTTTCGTGAAGTTTGCCGACGCCCACCGCAGCATCGAGAAGTTTGGCGTCCGGCTGCTGAAAACCATCAAGCCG aTGCTGACAGACCTGAACACGTACCTCAACAAAGCCATCCCAGACACTCGCCTCACCATCAAGAAGTACCTGGACGTGAAGTTTGAGTACCTG TCATACTGCCTGAAGGTGAAGGAGATGGACGACGAGGAATACAGCTGCATT gccctaGGGGAGCCCCTGTACCGCGTGAGCACAGGCAACTACGAGTACCGCCTGATCCTGCGCTGCCGCCAGGAGGCCCGCGCCCGCTTCTCCCAGATGCGCAAGGATGTGCTGGAGAAGATGGAGCTGCTGGATCAGAAGCACG TCCAGGACATCGTGTTCCAGCTGCAGCGCTTCGTGTCCACCATGTCCAAGTACTACAACGACTGCTACGCAGTGCTGCGTGACGCCGACGTCTTCCCCATCGAGGTGGACCTGGCCCACACCACGCTGGCCTACGGTCTCGGCCAGGACGAGTTCACTGACGGCGAGGACGAGGAGGAAGATGACGATGAGGACACGGCAGCCAGGGAGGCGTCCAGGGATGCGCGAGGGGCTGCTGGGCCCCTGCACAAGGGTGGAAGCTGGTGTGACTCCTGA
- the PICK1 gene encoding PRKCA-binding protein isoform X2, with the protein MFADLDYDIEEDKLGIPTVPGKVTLQKDAQNLIGISIGGGAQYCPCLYIVQVFDNTPAALDGTVAAGDEITGVNGRSIKGKTKVEVAKMIQEVKGEVTIHYNKLQADPKQGMSLDIVLKKVKHRLVENMSSGTADALGLSRAILCNDGLVKRLEELEQTAELYKGMTEHTKNLLRAFYELSQTHRAFGDVFSVIGVREPQPAASEAFVKFADAHRSIEKFGVRLLKTIKPMLTDLNTYLNKAIPDTRLTIKKYLDVKFEYLALGEPLYRVSTGNYEYRLILRCRQEARARFSQMRKDVLEKMELLDQKHVQDIVFQLQRFVSTMSKYYNDCYAVLRDADVFPIEVDLAHTTLAYGLGQDEFTDGEDEEEDDDEDTAAREASRDARGAAGPLHKGGSWCDS; encoded by the exons ATGTTTGCAGACTTGGATTATGACATCGAAGAAGATAAACT TGGAATCCCTACTGTGCCTGGGAAGGTGACCCTGCAGAAGGATGCCCAGAACCTGATTGGGATCAGCATTGGAGGAGGAGCCCAGTACTGTCCCTGCCTGTACATCGTCCAG GTGTTTGACAACACCCCAGCAGCGCTGGACGGCACCGTAGCAGCCGGCGATGAGATCACTGGTGTCAATGGCAGATCAATCAAAGGAAAAACTAAGGTGGAGGTGGCCAAGATGATTCAGGAGGTGAAG GGGGAGGTGACGATCCACTACAACAAGCTGCAGGCAGATCCCAAGCAGGGCATGTCCCTGGACATTG TGTTGAAGAAGGTGAAGCACCGGCTGGTAGAGAACATGAGTTCGGGGACCGCAGATGCTCTGGGCCTGAGCCGGGCCATCCTGTGCAATG ATGGGCTTGTCAAGAGGCTTGAGGAGCTGGAGCAGACCGCCGAGCTGTATAAAG GGATGACAGAACACACCAAGAATCTCCTACGGGCCTTTTATGAGCTGTCTCAGACGCACCGGG CCTTTGGGGACGTGTTCTCCGTGATCGGGGTGCGGGAGCCCCAGCCAGCTGCGAGTGAGGCTTTCGTGAAGTTTGCCGACGCCCACCGCAGCATCGAGAAGTTTGGCGTCCGGCTGCTGAAAACCATCAAGCCG aTGCTGACAGACCTGAACACGTACCTCAACAAAGCCATCCCAGACACTCGCCTCACCATCAAGAAGTACCTGGACGTGAAGTTTGAGTACCTG gccctaGGGGAGCCCCTGTACCGCGTGAGCACAGGCAACTACGAGTACCGCCTGATCCTGCGCTGCCGCCAGGAGGCCCGCGCCCGCTTCTCCCAGATGCGCAAGGATGTGCTGGAGAAGATGGAGCTGCTGGATCAGAAGCACG TCCAGGACATCGTGTTCCAGCTGCAGCGCTTCGTGTCCACCATGTCCAAGTACTACAACGACTGCTACGCAGTGCTGCGTGACGCCGACGTCTTCCCCATCGAGGTGGACCTGGCCCACACCACGCTGGCCTACGGTCTCGGCCAGGACGAGTTCACTGACGGCGAGGACGAGGAGGAAGATGACGATGAGGACACGGCAGCCAGGGAGGCGTCCAGGGATGCGCGAGGGGCTGCTGGGCCCCTGCACAAGGGTGGAAGCTGGTGTGACTCCTGA
- the PICK1 gene encoding PRKCA-binding protein isoform X3, whose product MFADLDYDIEEDKLGIPTVPGKVTLQKDAQNLIGISIGGGAQYCPCLYIVQVFDNTPAALDGTVAAGDEITGVNGRSIKGKTKVEVAKMIQEVKGEVTIHYNKLQADPKQGMSLDIVLKKVKHRLVENMSSGTADALGLSRAILCNDGLVKRLEELEQTAELYKGMTEHTKNLLRAFYELSQTHRAFGDVFSVIGVREPQPAASEAFVKFADAHRSIEKFGVRLLKTIKPMLTDLNTYLNKAIPDTRLTIKKYLDVKFEYLSYCLKVKEMDDEEYSCIALGEPLYRVSTGNYEYRLILRCRQEARARFSQMRKDVLEKMELLDQKHGHRVPAAALRVHHVQVLQRLLRSAA is encoded by the exons ATGTTTGCAGACTTGGATTATGACATCGAAGAAGATAAACT TGGAATCCCTACTGTGCCTGGGAAGGTGACCCTGCAGAAGGATGCCCAGAACCTGATTGGGATCAGCATTGGAGGAGGAGCCCAGTACTGTCCCTGCCTGTACATCGTCCAG GTGTTTGACAACACCCCAGCAGCGCTGGACGGCACCGTAGCAGCCGGCGATGAGATCACTGGTGTCAATGGCAGATCAATCAAAGGAAAAACTAAGGTGGAGGTGGCCAAGATGATTCAGGAGGTGAAG GGGGAGGTGACGATCCACTACAACAAGCTGCAGGCAGATCCCAAGCAGGGCATGTCCCTGGACATTG TGTTGAAGAAGGTGAAGCACCGGCTGGTAGAGAACATGAGTTCGGGGACCGCAGATGCTCTGGGCCTGAGCCGGGCCATCCTGTGCAATG ATGGGCTTGTCAAGAGGCTTGAGGAGCTGGAGCAGACCGCCGAGCTGTATAAAG GGATGACAGAACACACCAAGAATCTCCTACGGGCCTTTTATGAGCTGTCTCAGACGCACCGGG CCTTTGGGGACGTGTTCTCCGTGATCGGGGTGCGGGAGCCCCAGCCAGCTGCGAGTGAGGCTTTCGTGAAGTTTGCCGACGCCCACCGCAGCATCGAGAAGTTTGGCGTCCGGCTGCTGAAAACCATCAAGCCG aTGCTGACAGACCTGAACACGTACCTCAACAAAGCCATCCCAGACACTCGCCTCACCATCAAGAAGTACCTGGACGTGAAGTTTGAGTACCTG TCATACTGCCTGAAGGTGAAGGAGATGGACGACGAGGAATACAGCTGCATT gccctaGGGGAGCCCCTGTACCGCGTGAGCACAGGCAACTACGAGTACCGCCTGATCCTGCGCTGCCGCCAGGAGGCCCGCGCCCGCTTCTCCCAGATGCGCAAGGATGTGCTGGAGAAGATGGAGCTGCTGGATCAGAAGCACG GACATCGTGTTCCAGCTGCAGCGCTTCGTGTCCACCATGTCCAAGTACTACAACGACTGCTACGCAGTGCTGCGTGA
- the SLC16A8 gene encoding monocarboxylate transporter 3 isoform X2, translated as MGVSGPRRSPGPPDGGWGWVVLGACFVVTGFAYGFPKAVSVFFRALMRDFGAGYSDTAWVSSIMLAMLYGTGPVSSILVTRFGCRPVMLVGGLLASAGMVLASFATRLLELYLTAGVLTGLGLALNFQPSLIMLGLYFERRRPLANGLAAAGSPVFLSALSPLGQQLLERFGWRGGFLLFGGLLLHCCACGAVMRPPPGPSPRPRRDSASDAPSGGRTRRRLLDVAVCTDRAFAVYAVTKFLMALGLFVPAILLVNYAKDAGVPDSEAAFLLSIVGFVDIVARPACGALAGLARLRPHVAYLFSLALMANGLTDLSSARARSYGALVAFCIAFGLSYGMVGALQFEVLMAAVGAPRFPSALGLVLLLEAVAVLIGPPSAGRLVDALKNYEIIFYLAGSEVALAGIFMAVATNCCLRRSRDASPSPGTEGGASDTEDAEAEVDSEPLPTSTEEPGGLETLEVPSPGTGPSEPKVEAELGLDSESV; from the exons ATGGGCGTTAGTGGCCCCCGGCGGAGCCCCGGCCCCCCTGAcggcggctggggctgggtggTGCTAGGCGCCTGCTTCGTGGTCACCGGTTTCGCCTATGGCTTCCCCAAGGCCGTGAGCGTCTTCTTCCGCGCGCTTATGCGCGACTTCGGCGCGGGCTACAGCGACACAGCCTGGGTGTCCTCCATCATGCTCGCCATGCTCTACGGCACCG GCCCAGTGTCCAGCATCCTTGTTACCCGCTTTGGCTGTCGCCCGGTGATGCTAGTGGGTGGGCTGTTGGCCTCTGCGGGCATGGTCCTAGCATCCTTCGCCACGCGCCTCCTGGAGCTATACCTGACTGCTGGGGTGCTCACAG GCCTGGGCCTGGCCCTGAACTTCCAGCCGTCGCTCATTATGCTGGGGCTGTACTTCGAGCGGCGGCGGCCTCTGGCCAACGGGCTGGCGGCGGCGGGCAGCCCAGTTTTCCTGTCGGCTCTGTCGCCGCTCGGCCAGCAGCTGCTCGAGCGCTTCGGCTGGCGCGGCGGCTTCCTGCTGTTCGGCGGCCTCCTGCTGCACTGCTGCGCGTGCGGCGCCGTCATGCGGCCGCCACCGGGGCCGAGCCCGCGGCCGCGCAGGGACAGCGCGAGCGAC GCGCCCTCTGGCGGCCGGACCCGCCGGCGCCTGCTGGACGTGGCGGTGTGCACCGACCGCGCCTTCGCGGTGTACGCCGTCACCAAGTTCCTGATGGCGCTCGGGCTCTTCGTGCCCGCCATCCTGTTGGTGAACTACGCCAAGGACGCAGGCGTGCCTGACTCCGAGGCTGCCTTCCTGCTCTCCATCGTGGGCTTCGTAGACATCGTGGCGCGGCCGGCCTGCGGCGCCCTGGCCGGGCTGGCACGCCTGCGACCGCATGTCGCCTACCTCTTCAGCCTGGCCCTGATGGCCAATGGGCTCACAGACCTGAGCAGCGCGCGCGCGCGCTCCTACGGTGCCCTTGTCGCCTTCTGCATCGCCTTCGGCCTCTCCTATGGCATGGTGGGCGCGCTGCAGTTCGAGGTGCTCATGGCAGCCGTGGGTGCACCGCGATTCCCCAGTGCCCTGGGCCTGGTGCTACTACTCGAGGCCGTGGCTGTTCTCATCGGACCGCCCTCTGCCG gcCGCCTGGTGGATGCGCTGAAGAACTACGAGATCATCTTCTACCTGGCGGGCTCTGAGGTGGCCCTGGCTGGGATCTTCATGGCTGTCGCCACCAACTGTTGCCTGCGCCGCTCTCGGGATGCCTCGCCCAGCCCAGGCACCGAGGGCGGGGCCAGCGACACGGAGGATGCTGAAGCTGAAGTGGACTCTGAGCCCCTGCCCACCAGCACTGAGGAGCCTGGTGGCCTCGAGACCCTGGAGGTGCCGAGCCCGGGGACTGGGCCTTCAGAACCCAAggtggaggcagagctggggctggacTCTGAGTCTGTGTAG
- the SLC16A8 gene encoding monocarboxylate transporter 3 isoform X4 — MGVSGPRRSPGPPDGGWGWVVLGACFVVTGFAYGFPKAVSVFFRALMRDFGAGYSDTAWVSSIMLAMLYGTGPVSSILVTRFGCRPVMLVGGLLASAGMVLASFATRLLELYLTAGVLTGLGLALNFQPSLIMLGLYFERRRPLANGLAAAGSPVFLSALSPLGQQLLERFGWRGGFLLFGGLLLHCCACGAVMRPPPGPSPRPPRRRLLDVAVCTDRAFAVYAVTKFLMALGLFVPAILLVNYAKDAGVPDSEAAFLLSIVGFVDIVARPACGALAGLARLRPHVAYLFSLALMANGLTDLSSARARSYGALVAFCIAFGLSYGMVGALQFEVLMAAVGAPRFPSALGLVLLLEAVAVLIGPPSAGRLVDALKNYEIIFYLAGSEVALAGIFMAVATNCCLRRSRDASPSPGTEGGASDTEDAEAEVDSEPLPTSTEEPGGLETLEVPSPGTGPSEPKVEAELGLDSESV, encoded by the exons ATGGGCGTTAGTGGCCCCCGGCGGAGCCCCGGCCCCCCTGAcggcggctggggctgggtggTGCTAGGCGCCTGCTTCGTGGTCACCGGTTTCGCCTATGGCTTCCCCAAGGCCGTGAGCGTCTTCTTCCGCGCGCTTATGCGCGACTTCGGCGCGGGCTACAGCGACACAGCCTGGGTGTCCTCCATCATGCTCGCCATGCTCTACGGCACCG GCCCAGTGTCCAGCATCCTTGTTACCCGCTTTGGCTGTCGCCCGGTGATGCTAGTGGGTGGGCTGTTGGCCTCTGCGGGCATGGTCCTAGCATCCTTCGCCACGCGCCTCCTGGAGCTATACCTGACTGCTGGGGTGCTCACAG GCCTGGGCCTGGCCCTGAACTTCCAGCCGTCGCTCATTATGCTGGGGCTGTACTTCGAGCGGCGGCGGCCTCTGGCCAACGGGCTGGCGGCGGCGGGCAGCCCAGTTTTCCTGTCGGCTCTGTCGCCGCTCGGCCAGCAGCTGCTCGAGCGCTTCGGCTGGCGCGGCGGCTTCCTGCTGTTCGGCGGCCTCCTGCTGCACTGCTGCGCGTGCGGCGCCGTCATGCGGCCGCCACCGGGGCCGAGCCCGCGGCCGC CCCGCCGGCGCCTGCTGGACGTGGCGGTGTGCACCGACCGCGCCTTCGCGGTGTACGCCGTCACCAAGTTCCTGATGGCGCTCGGGCTCTTCGTGCCCGCCATCCTGTTGGTGAACTACGCCAAGGACGCAGGCGTGCCTGACTCCGAGGCTGCCTTCCTGCTCTCCATCGTGGGCTTCGTAGACATCGTGGCGCGGCCGGCCTGCGGCGCCCTGGCCGGGCTGGCACGCCTGCGACCGCATGTCGCCTACCTCTTCAGCCTGGCCCTGATGGCCAATGGGCTCACAGACCTGAGCAGCGCGCGCGCGCGCTCCTACGGTGCCCTTGTCGCCTTCTGCATCGCCTTCGGCCTCTCCTATGGCATGGTGGGCGCGCTGCAGTTCGAGGTGCTCATGGCAGCCGTGGGTGCACCGCGATTCCCCAGTGCCCTGGGCCTGGTGCTACTACTCGAGGCCGTGGCTGTTCTCATCGGACCGCCCTCTGCCG gcCGCCTGGTGGATGCGCTGAAGAACTACGAGATCATCTTCTACCTGGCGGGCTCTGAGGTGGCCCTGGCTGGGATCTTCATGGCTGTCGCCACCAACTGTTGCCTGCGCCGCTCTCGGGATGCCTCGCCCAGCCCAGGCACCGAGGGCGGGGCCAGCGACACGGAGGATGCTGAAGCTGAAGTGGACTCTGAGCCCCTGCCCACCAGCACTGAGGAGCCTGGTGGCCTCGAGACCCTGGAGGTGCCGAGCCCGGGGACTGGGCCTTCAGAACCCAAggtggaggcagagctggggctggacTCTGAGTCTGTGTAG
- the SLC16A8 gene encoding monocarboxylate transporter 3 isoform X1: MGVSGPRRSPGPPDGGWGWVVLGACFVVTGFAYGFPKAVSVFFRALMRDFGAGYSDTAWVSSIMLAMLYGTGPVSSILVTRFGCRPVMLVGGLLASAGMVLASFATRLLELYLTAGVLTGLGLALNFQPSLIMLGLYFERRRPLANGLAAAGSPVFLSALSPLGQQLLERFGWRGGFLLFGGLLLHCCACGAVMRPPPGPSPRPRRDSASDAPGEAEAEADREGLRLREAPSGGRTRRRLLDVAVCTDRAFAVYAVTKFLMALGLFVPAILLVNYAKDAGVPDSEAAFLLSIVGFVDIVARPACGALAGLARLRPHVAYLFSLALMANGLTDLSSARARSYGALVAFCIAFGLSYGMVGALQFEVLMAAVGAPRFPSALGLVLLLEAVAVLIGPPSAGRLVDALKNYEIIFYLAGSEVALAGIFMAVATNCCLRRSRDASPSPGTEGGASDTEDAEAEVDSEPLPTSTEEPGGLETLEVPSPGTGPSEPKVEAELGLDSESV, translated from the exons ATGGGCGTTAGTGGCCCCCGGCGGAGCCCCGGCCCCCCTGAcggcggctggggctgggtggTGCTAGGCGCCTGCTTCGTGGTCACCGGTTTCGCCTATGGCTTCCCCAAGGCCGTGAGCGTCTTCTTCCGCGCGCTTATGCGCGACTTCGGCGCGGGCTACAGCGACACAGCCTGGGTGTCCTCCATCATGCTCGCCATGCTCTACGGCACCG GCCCAGTGTCCAGCATCCTTGTTACCCGCTTTGGCTGTCGCCCGGTGATGCTAGTGGGTGGGCTGTTGGCCTCTGCGGGCATGGTCCTAGCATCCTTCGCCACGCGCCTCCTGGAGCTATACCTGACTGCTGGGGTGCTCACAG GCCTGGGCCTGGCCCTGAACTTCCAGCCGTCGCTCATTATGCTGGGGCTGTACTTCGAGCGGCGGCGGCCTCTGGCCAACGGGCTGGCGGCGGCGGGCAGCCCAGTTTTCCTGTCGGCTCTGTCGCCGCTCGGCCAGCAGCTGCTCGAGCGCTTCGGCTGGCGCGGCGGCTTCCTGCTGTTCGGCGGCCTCCTGCTGCACTGCTGCGCGTGCGGCGCCGTCATGCGGCCGCCACCGGGGCCGAGCCCGCGGCCGCGCAGGGACAGCGCGAGCGACGCTCCCGgggaggcggaggcggaggcggaCCGCGAGGGACTGCGCCTGCGCGAGGCGCCCTCTGGCGGCCGGACCCGCCGGCGCCTGCTGGACGTGGCGGTGTGCACCGACCGCGCCTTCGCGGTGTACGCCGTCACCAAGTTCCTGATGGCGCTCGGGCTCTTCGTGCCCGCCATCCTGTTGGTGAACTACGCCAAGGACGCAGGCGTGCCTGACTCCGAGGCTGCCTTCCTGCTCTCCATCGTGGGCTTCGTAGACATCGTGGCGCGGCCGGCCTGCGGCGCCCTGGCCGGGCTGGCACGCCTGCGACCGCATGTCGCCTACCTCTTCAGCCTGGCCCTGATGGCCAATGGGCTCACAGACCTGAGCAGCGCGCGCGCGCGCTCCTACGGTGCCCTTGTCGCCTTCTGCATCGCCTTCGGCCTCTCCTATGGCATGGTGGGCGCGCTGCAGTTCGAGGTGCTCATGGCAGCCGTGGGTGCACCGCGATTCCCCAGTGCCCTGGGCCTGGTGCTACTACTCGAGGCCGTGGCTGTTCTCATCGGACCGCCCTCTGCCG gcCGCCTGGTGGATGCGCTGAAGAACTACGAGATCATCTTCTACCTGGCGGGCTCTGAGGTGGCCCTGGCTGGGATCTTCATGGCTGTCGCCACCAACTGTTGCCTGCGCCGCTCTCGGGATGCCTCGCCCAGCCCAGGCACCGAGGGCGGGGCCAGCGACACGGAGGATGCTGAAGCTGAAGTGGACTCTGAGCCCCTGCCCACCAGCACTGAGGAGCCTGGTGGCCTCGAGACCCTGGAGGTGCCGAGCCCGGGGACTGGGCCTTCAGAACCCAAggtggaggcagagctggggctggacTCTGAGTCTGTGTAG
- the SLC16A8 gene encoding monocarboxylate transporter 3 isoform X3, whose translation MGVSGPRRSPGPPDGGWGWVVLGACFVVTGFAYGFPKAVSVFFRALMRDFGAGYSDTAWVSSIMLAMLYGTGPVSSILVTRFGCRPVMLVGGLLASAGMVLASFATRLLELYLTAGVLTGLGLALNFQPSLIMLGLYFERRRPLANGLAAAGSPVFLSALSPLGQQLLERFGWRGGFLLFGGLLLHCCACGAVMRPPPGPSPRPRRDSAPSGGRTRRRLLDVAVCTDRAFAVYAVTKFLMALGLFVPAILLVNYAKDAGVPDSEAAFLLSIVGFVDIVARPACGALAGLARLRPHVAYLFSLALMANGLTDLSSARARSYGALVAFCIAFGLSYGMVGALQFEVLMAAVGAPRFPSALGLVLLLEAVAVLIGPPSAGRLVDALKNYEIIFYLAGSEVALAGIFMAVATNCCLRRSRDASPSPGTEGGASDTEDAEAEVDSEPLPTSTEEPGGLETLEVPSPGTGPSEPKVEAELGLDSESV comes from the exons ATGGGCGTTAGTGGCCCCCGGCGGAGCCCCGGCCCCCCTGAcggcggctggggctgggtggTGCTAGGCGCCTGCTTCGTGGTCACCGGTTTCGCCTATGGCTTCCCCAAGGCCGTGAGCGTCTTCTTCCGCGCGCTTATGCGCGACTTCGGCGCGGGCTACAGCGACACAGCCTGGGTGTCCTCCATCATGCTCGCCATGCTCTACGGCACCG GCCCAGTGTCCAGCATCCTTGTTACCCGCTTTGGCTGTCGCCCGGTGATGCTAGTGGGTGGGCTGTTGGCCTCTGCGGGCATGGTCCTAGCATCCTTCGCCACGCGCCTCCTGGAGCTATACCTGACTGCTGGGGTGCTCACAG GCCTGGGCCTGGCCCTGAACTTCCAGCCGTCGCTCATTATGCTGGGGCTGTACTTCGAGCGGCGGCGGCCTCTGGCCAACGGGCTGGCGGCGGCGGGCAGCCCAGTTTTCCTGTCGGCTCTGTCGCCGCTCGGCCAGCAGCTGCTCGAGCGCTTCGGCTGGCGCGGCGGCTTCCTGCTGTTCGGCGGCCTCCTGCTGCACTGCTGCGCGTGCGGCGCCGTCATGCGGCCGCCACCGGGGCCGAGCCCGCGGCCGCGCAGGGACAGC GCGCCCTCTGGCGGCCGGACCCGCCGGCGCCTGCTGGACGTGGCGGTGTGCACCGACCGCGCCTTCGCGGTGTACGCCGTCACCAAGTTCCTGATGGCGCTCGGGCTCTTCGTGCCCGCCATCCTGTTGGTGAACTACGCCAAGGACGCAGGCGTGCCTGACTCCGAGGCTGCCTTCCTGCTCTCCATCGTGGGCTTCGTAGACATCGTGGCGCGGCCGGCCTGCGGCGCCCTGGCCGGGCTGGCACGCCTGCGACCGCATGTCGCCTACCTCTTCAGCCTGGCCCTGATGGCCAATGGGCTCACAGACCTGAGCAGCGCGCGCGCGCGCTCCTACGGTGCCCTTGTCGCCTTCTGCATCGCCTTCGGCCTCTCCTATGGCATGGTGGGCGCGCTGCAGTTCGAGGTGCTCATGGCAGCCGTGGGTGCACCGCGATTCCCCAGTGCCCTGGGCCTGGTGCTACTACTCGAGGCCGTGGCTGTTCTCATCGGACCGCCCTCTGCCG gcCGCCTGGTGGATGCGCTGAAGAACTACGAGATCATCTTCTACCTGGCGGGCTCTGAGGTGGCCCTGGCTGGGATCTTCATGGCTGTCGCCACCAACTGTTGCCTGCGCCGCTCTCGGGATGCCTCGCCCAGCCCAGGCACCGAGGGCGGGGCCAGCGACACGGAGGATGCTGAAGCTGAAGTGGACTCTGAGCCCCTGCCCACCAGCACTGAGGAGCCTGGTGGCCTCGAGACCCTGGAGGTGCCGAGCCCGGGGACTGGGCCTTCAGAACCCAAggtggaggcagagctggggctggacTCTGAGTCTGTGTAG